One genomic segment of Fusobacterium nucleatum includes these proteins:
- a CDS encoding DHH family phosphoesterase, with protein sequence MADILCDTRLKSEETPKVIILTHGDADGLVSAMIVKAFEELQNKNKTFLIMSSMDVTLEQTDKTFDYICKYTSLGSKDRVYILDRPIPSVEWLKMKYLAYTNVINIDHHLTNNPTIYKDECCCDDIYFYWDDKLSAAYLTLEWFKPLIEKGDSYKKMYEKLEPLAEATSCWDIFTWKNLGNSPKELLLKKRALSINSAEKILGAGAFYNFITKKLNSENYTEEVFDYFMLLDEAYNMKIDNLYDFAKRVISDFDYKGHKLGIIYGIDGDYQSIIGDKILDDKKLDYEIVAFLNVYGTVSFRSKNNIDVSEIAKKLGMLVGYSGGGHKHASGCRICDKDEMKKKMMEIFEHSMNKIKIL encoded by the coding sequence ATGGCTGATATTTTATGTGATACAAGGTTAAAATCAGAAGAAACACCCAAAGTTATTATTTTAACTCATGGGGATGCAGATGGACTGGTTTCAGCTATGATAGTTAAGGCTTTTGAAGAGTTACAAAATAAAAATAAGACTTTTCTAATTATGAGTAGTATGGATGTTACTTTGGAACAAACAGATAAGACTTTTGATTATATCTGTAAGTACACATCTTTGGGGTCAAAGGATAGAGTGTATATTTTAGATAGACCTATTCCAAGTGTAGAATGGTTAAAAATGAAGTATTTAGCATACACAAATGTTATAAATATAGATCATCATTTAACAAATAACCCAACAATATACAAAGATGAGTGTTGTTGTGATGATATATATTTTTATTGGGATGATAAGTTAAGTGCAGCATATTTGACATTGGAATGGTTCAAACCTTTAATAGAAAAGGGAGATTCATACAAGAAAATGTATGAAAAGTTAGAACCTCTTGCAGAGGCTACTTCATGCTGGGATATTTTTACTTGGAAAAATTTAGGAAATAGTCCAAAAGAACTTTTATTAAAAAAGAGAGCCTTATCAATTAATTCGGCTGAAAAGATTTTAGGTGCAGGAGCTTTCTATAATTTTATTACTAAAAAATTAAATTCTGAAAATTATACAGAAGAAGTTTTTGATTATTTCATGCTTTTAGATGAAGCATATAATATGAAAATAGATAATTTATATGATTTTGCTAAAAGAGTAATAAGTGATTTTGACTATAAAGGACATAAATTAGGCATAATTTATGGTATAGATGGAGATTATCAGTCAATAATTGGAGATAAAATCTTAGATGATAAAAAATTAGATTATGAGATAGTTGCTTTTTTAAATGTGTATGGAACAGTATCTTTTAGAAGTAAAAATAATATAGATGTAAGCGAAATTGCTAAAAAATTAGGGATGTTAGTAGGCTATTCAGGTGGAGGACATAAACATGCCTCTGGTTGTAGAATATGTGATAAAGATGAAATGAAAAAGAAGATGATGGAAATTTTTGAACATTCAATGAATAAGATAAAAATTTTATAG
- a CDS encoding DUF523 domain-containing protein produces the protein MKKKIKVLISACLLGDNVKYSGGNNLTPELVTLLEKYNVDIVKVCPECFAGLPIPRVPSEIKEDKVYSKDGRDITEEFLVGAEKISKIAKEKKVDFAILKERSPSCGSSYIYDGSFSGKVIQGQGLTVRKLNEENIVIFSEENLEEIEKYLQVLNK, from the coding sequence ATGAAAAAGAAAATTAAAGTTTTAATAAGTGCTTGTTTATTAGGGGATAATGTTAAGTATTCTGGTGGAAATAATCTTACACCAGAACTTGTAACATTGTTAGAAAAATATAATGTGGATATTGTAAAAGTTTGTCCTGAGTGTTTTGCAGGCTTACCTATTCCAAGAGTACCATCAGAAATTAAAGAAGATAAGGTTTATAGTAAAGATGGTAGAGATATAACAGAAGAATTTTTAGTTGGAGCAGAAAAAATTTCTAAGATAGCCAAAGAAAAAAAAGTAGATTTTGCTATTCTAAAAGAAAGAAGCCCATCTTGTGGAAGTTCATATATCTATGATGGAAGTTTTTCAGGAAAAGTTATTCAAGGACAAGGGTTAACAGTAAGAAAATTAAATGAAGAAAATATTGTAATTTTTTCTGAAGAAAATTTAGAAGAGATTGAGAAATATTTACAGGTGCTGAATAAGTAA
- a CDS encoding RNA ligase codes for MRTLLLLRGIQASGKSTWIKENNLEPYTLSADNIRLNIANPVLHEDGSYEISQKYNKVTWELLYKYLEMRMQNGDFTIVDATHSDIKLLNKYRDLASTYKYTMYCLEFDVALEEALKRNRERDNYKYVPERVIERTYETIKNNEKLPSGLKKIETIDEIINFYTADVNQYKKVVIIGDIHSCAEPLKEVLKDFNEENLYIFVGDYFDRGIQPVEIFNIILDLLEKPNVILIEGNHEEKSMKKFIYDEEKYTKSFEETTLLPLLKEYDVDYVRASLKKIYKKLRQCFAFEFRGKKFLCTHGGLPLVPKLTLVSAKEMIHGVGKYETEIGEIYSENYKKGLCQDFIQVHGHRGINDGEYSYCLEARVEFGGELKVLTIDNEGNIEKYGIKNDVYNRGLKLPMSGTREKVEFNTANELINEMIGHRFITVKECDYNLISLNFNREAFNKKKWNDLTIKARGLFVDKDSGEVKIRSYNKFFNFGERHVNLGYLNKYATYPIRVFKKYNGFLGLASVVNNEVVLTSKSVTSGKYKDIFQNIWNKVEDEVRELLKKTMIENNCTAVFEVVSPKYDPHIIKYDKEHLYLLDFIENKLDLDTHNIDLEFSENLMKKVEFSSDLLTKKEELTRLENYDELYNFLHEKTMSLEEFEGYVLCDNSGFMFKFKLPYYTLWKERRGWLERYRSALAKGKKVEVTEKDEHRHFKKFLLKLGKDKLEGLSIIDVRELYEKEN; via the coding sequence ATGAGAACATTATTATTATTAAGAGGAATACAAGCAAGTGGAAAATCCACTTGGATAAAAGAAAATAATTTAGAACCATATACATTAAGTGCTGACAATATAAGATTAAATATTGCAAACCCTGTTTTACATGAAGATGGTTCTTATGAAATTAGCCAAAAATATAATAAAGTAACTTGGGAACTTTTATATAAATATTTAGAAATGAGAATGCAAAATGGTGATTTTACAATAGTAGATGCTACCCATTCTGATATAAAACTTTTGAATAAATACAGAGATTTAGCAAGTACATATAAATATACTATGTACTGTCTAGAGTTTGATGTCGCTTTAGAAGAAGCTTTAAAGAGAAATAGAGAAAGAGATAACTATAAATATGTACCTGAAAGAGTTATAGAAAGAACTTATGAAACTATTAAAAATAATGAAAAACTACCAAGTGGCTTAAAAAAAATAGAAACAATAGATGAAATAATAAATTTCTATACAGCTGATGTAAACCAATATAAAAAGGTTGTAATTATTGGAGATATACACTCTTGTGCAGAACCATTGAAAGAAGTTTTAAAAGATTTTAATGAAGAAAATCTTTATATTTTTGTTGGAGATTATTTTGATAGAGGAATACAGCCAGTTGAAATATTTAATATAATATTAGACTTATTAGAAAAACCTAATGTTATCTTAATTGAAGGAAATCATGAAGAAAAGAGTATGAAAAAATTCATTTATGATGAAGAAAAATATACAAAATCTTTTGAAGAAACAACTTTGCTACCTCTTTTAAAAGAATATGATGTGGACTATGTAAGGGCTTCTTTAAAGAAAATATATAAGAAGCTAAGACAATGTTTTGCTTTTGAATTTAGAGGGAAAAAATTCTTATGTACTCATGGAGGTTTACCACTTGTTCCAAAATTAACTTTAGTTTCAGCTAAAGAAATGATACATGGAGTTGGAAAATATGAAACAGAAATAGGTGAAATCTATTCTGAAAACTATAAGAAAGGTCTATGTCAAGATTTTATACAAGTTCATGGACATAGAGGTATAAATGATGGAGAATATTCGTATTGTCTTGAAGCTAGGGTTGAATTTGGTGGAGAATTAAAGGTTTTAACTATTGATAATGAAGGTAATATAGAAAAATACGGAATAAAAAATGATGTATATAATAGAGGTTTAAAACTACCAATGTCAGGTACTAGAGAAAAAGTTGAATTCAATACTGCAAATGAACTTATTAATGAAATGATAGGACATAGATTTATAACAGTTAAGGAATGTGATTATAACTTAATTTCATTAAATTTCAATAGAGAAGCATTCAATAAAAAGAAATGGAATGATTTAACAATAAAGGCTAGAGGGCTATTTGTTGATAAAGATAGTGGAGAAGTTAAAATCAGAAGTTATAATAAATTTTTTAACTTTGGTGAAAGACATGTAAATTTAGGTTACCTAAATAAATATGCAACTTACCCAATTAGAGTATTTAAAAAATATAATGGTTTCTTAGGTTTAGCCTCTGTTGTAAATAATGAAGTTGTTCTTACTTCAAAGTCAGTAACTTCTGGAAAGTATAAGGATATTTTTCAAAATATTTGGAATAAGGTGGAAGATGAAGTAAGAGAATTGTTAAAGAAAACTATGATAGAAAATAATTGTACAGCCGTTTTTGAAGTAGTTTCTCCTAAATATGACCCTCATATAATAAAATATGATAAAGAGCACTTATACTTATTAGATTTTATTGAAAATAAATTAGATTTAGATACTCATAACATAGATTTGGAATTCTCTGAAAATTTAATGAAAAAGGTTGAATTTTCTTCTGATTTACTTACTAAAAAAGAAGAACTTACAAGATTAGAAAACTATGATGAGCTATATAATTTTTTACATGAAAAAACAATGAGTTTAGAAGAATTTGAAGGTTATGTATTATGCGATAATTCTGGTTTTATGTTTAAATTTAAGTTGCCTTACTATACCTTATGGAAAGAAAGAAGAGGCTGGCTTGAAAGATATCGTTCAGCTTTAGCTAAGGGGAAAAAAGTTGAAGTAACTGAAAAAGATGAACATAGACATTTTAAGAAATTTTTATTAAAATTAGGTAAGGATAAATTAGAAGGATTAAGCATAATAGATGTAAGGGAACTATATGAAAAAGAAAATTAA
- a CDS encoding adenylosuccinate synthase, giving the protein MAGYVVVGTQWGDEGKGKIIDVLSEKADYVVRFQGGNNAGHTVVVDGEKFVLQLLPSGVLQAGTCIIGPGVVVDPKVFLDEIDRIEKRGAKTDHVIISDRAHVIMPYHIEMDKIRESVEDRIKIGTTKKGIGPCYADKISRDGIRMADLLDLKQFEEKLRYNLKEKNEIFTKIYGLEPLDFDKIFEEYKGYAEKIKHRIVDTIPIVNKALDENKLVLFEGAQAMMLDINYGTYPYVTSSSPTLGGVTTGAGISPRKIDKGIGVMKAYTTRVGEGPFVTEIKGEFGDKIRGIGGEYGAVTGRPRRCGWLDLVVGRYATEINGLTDIVMTKIDVLSGLGKLKICTAYEIDGKIHEYVPADTKSLDRAIPIYEELDGWDEDITQIKKYEDLPVNCRKYLERVQEILNCPISVVSVGPDRSQNIHIREI; this is encoded by the coding sequence ATGGCTGGTTATGTTGTAGTAGGTACTCAATGGGGAGATGAAGGAAAAGGTAAAATCATTGATGTTTTATCAGAAAAAGCAGATTATGTAGTAAGATTTCAAGGTGGGAATAATGCAGGTCATACAGTTGTTGTAGATGGAGAAAAATTTGTTCTACAACTTTTACCTTCTGGTGTCCTTCAAGCTGGTACTTGTATAATTGGACCAGGTGTTGTAGTTGACCCAAAAGTTTTTCTAGATGAAATAGATAGAATAGAAAAAAGAGGAGCTAAGACAGACCATGTAATTATAAGTGATAGAGCACATGTTATTATGCCTTATCATATTGAAATGGATAAAATAAGAGAAAGTGTTGAAGATAGAATAAAAATCGGAACAACTAAAAAAGGAATTGGACCTTGTTATGCAGATAAAATTTCAAGAGATGGTATAAGAATGGCTGATTTACTTGATTTAAAACAATTTGAAGAAAAATTAAGATATAATTTGAAAGAAAAAAATGAAATATTTACAAAAATTTATGGTTTAGAACCACTTGATTTTGACAAGATTTTTGAAGAATACAAAGGATATGCTGAAAAAATAAAACATAGAATAGTAGATACTATTCCAATAGTAAATAAAGCATTAGATGAAAATAAACTTGTACTTTTTGAAGGAGCACAAGCTATGATGCTTGATATCAACTATGGAACTTATCCTTATGTTACTTCCTCATCTCCTACACTTGGAGGAGTTACAACAGGAGCGGGAATTTCTCCTAGAAAGATTGATAAAGGAATAGGAGTAATGAAAGCTTATACAACAAGAGTTGGAGAAGGTCCATTTGTAACTGAAATTAAAGGGGAATTCGGAGATAAAATCAGAGGAATTGGTGGAGAATATGGAGCTGTTACTGGTAGACCAAGAAGATGTGGTTGGCTTGATTTAGTTGTGGGAAGATATGCAACTGAAATAAATGGCTTAACTGATATAGTTATGACTAAAATAGATGTTTTAAGTGGATTAGGAAAATTAAAAATTTGTACTGCCTATGAAATAGATGGAAAAATTCATGAATATGTCCCTGCTGATACAAAATCATTGGATAGAGCTATACCTATATATGAAGAACTTGATGGTTGGGATGAAGATATAACTCAAATCAAAAAATACGAAGATTTACCAGTAAATTGTAGAAAATATTTGGAAAGAGTGCAAGAGATTTTAAATTGTCCTATATCCGTTGTATCTGTTGGACCAGATAGAAGTCAAAATATACATATAAGAGAAATATAG
- the trmB gene encoding tRNA (guanosine(46)-N7)-methyltransferase TrmB, whose protein sequence is MYNLLRKIALTLYRPFMKEKMKTFIDKRLSQDFSDLKDEEYIWIHCSSVGEVNLSEDLVKKFYSISRKNILISVFTDTGYENAVKKYSDKKKIKVIYFPIDDKKKINEILNKIKLKLLVLVETELWPNLINEVNEKNSRIIVVNGRISDRSYPRYKKLKFLLKSMLQKIDFFYMQSEIDKERIISLGADKNKTENAGNLKFSISLEKYSDIEKAEYRKFLNIGDRKVFVAGSTRTGEDEIILDVFKKIKNYILIIVPRHLDRLAKIENLIKENNLTYVKYSDLENKVSTGKEYIILVDKMGVLRKLYSISDIAFVGGTLVNIGGHNLLEPLFYRKAVIFGKYTQNVVDIAKEILRRKIGFQVENVEEFVKAIETIENEKNSDKEINSFFEENRRIALNIVKRENLIMNNIKEEAKDLWKHFFHSEKSNYNIYMYKLLDYPEYIMYDNDVMKEKKSKWSEYFENSNPIAVEIGTGSGNFMYQLAERNPNKNFIGLELRFKRLVLATQKCKKRNLKNVAFLRKRGEELEDFLADNEISEMYINFPDPWEGTEKNRIIQERLFKTLDKIMKKDGMLYFKTDHDIYYSDVLELVKTLDNYEVIYHTSDLHNSEKAENNIKTEFEQLFLHKHNKNINYIEIKKIV, encoded by the coding sequence ATGTATAATTTATTAAGAAAAATAGCTTTAACCTTATATAGACCTTTTATGAAAGAGAAGATGAAAACTTTTATAGATAAAAGGTTAAGTCAAGATTTTTCAGATTTAAAAGATGAAGAATATATATGGATACATTGTTCATCAGTTGGGGAAGTTAATCTATCAGAAGATTTGGTTAAAAAATTCTATTCAATTTCTAGGAAGAATATATTGATTTCAGTTTTCACTGACACAGGTTATGAAAATGCTGTGAAAAAATATTCTGATAAGAAAAAAATAAAAGTTATATATTTTCCAATAGATGATAAAAAGAAAATAAATGAAATTTTAAATAAAATAAAATTAAAACTTTTAGTTCTTGTAGAAACAGAGCTTTGGCCTAATCTCATAAATGAAGTTAATGAGAAAAATTCAAGAATTATAGTTGTAAATGGCAGAATATCAGATAGAAGCTATCCAAGATATAAGAAACTTAAATTTTTATTAAAATCTATGTTGCAAAAAATAGATTTTTTCTATATGCAATCAGAAATAGATAAAGAAAGAATTATAAGTTTAGGTGCTGATAAAAATAAAACTGAGAATGCAGGAAACTTAAAGTTTAGTATATCTCTTGAAAAATATTCTGATATTGAAAAAGCAGAATATAGAAAATTTTTAAATATAGGAGATAGAAAAGTTTTTGTTGCAGGTAGCACAAGAACAGGTGAAGATGAAATAATTTTAGATGTCTTTAAAAAGATTAAAAACTATATTTTAATAATAGTTCCAAGACATTTAGATAGACTAGCTAAAATAGAAAACTTAATAAAAGAAAATAATCTAACTTATGTAAAATATAGTGATTTAGAGAATAAGGTTTCAACAGGAAAAGAATATATAATCTTAGTAGATAAAATGGGAGTTCTTAGAAAACTATACTCTATTTCTGATATTGCCTTTGTTGGAGGTACTTTGGTAAATATTGGAGGACATAACCTATTAGAACCTTTGTTTTACAGAAAAGCAGTTATATTTGGAAAATATACTCAAAATGTTGTGGATATCGCAAAAGAAATTTTAAGAAGAAAAATAGGTTTTCAAGTTGAAAATGTTGAAGAATTTGTAAAAGCAATAGAAACTATTGAAAATGAAAAAAATTCAGATAAAGAAATTAATTCTTTCTTTGAAGAAAATAGACGGATAGCACTAAATATTGTTAAAAGGGAAAATTTAATTATGAATAACATAAAAGAAGAAGCAAAAGATTTATGGAAGCATTTTTTTCATTCAGAAAAATCAAATTATAATATATATATGTATAAATTGCTTGATTATCCTGAATACATAATGTATGATAATGATGTAATGAAAGAAAAGAAATCAAAGTGGAGTGAGTACTTTGAAAATTCTAATCCAATAGCAGTGGAAATAGGTACTGGAAGTGGTAATTTTATGTATCAACTTGCAGAAAGAAATCCTAATAAAAACTTTATAGGCTTGGAATTGAGATTTAAAAGATTGGTATTAGCCACTCAAAAATGTAAAAAAAGAAATTTAAAAAATGTTGCTTTCCTTAGAAAAAGAGGGGAAGAATTAGAAGATTTCTTAGCTGATAATGAAATATCTGAAATGTATATAAATTTCCCAGACCCTTGGGAAGGAACAGAAAAGAATAGAATTATTCAAGAAAGATTATTTAAAACTTTGGATAAGATTATGAAAAAAGATGGAATGCTATACTTTAAAACTGACCATGATATATATTATAGTGATGTTTTAGAGTTGGTAAAAACTTTGGATAATTATGAAGTAATTTATCATACTTCTGATTTACATAATTCAGAAAAAGCAGAAAATAATATAAAAACAGAGTTTGAGCAATTATTTTTACATAAACATAATAAAAATATAAATTATATTGAAATTAAGAAAATAGTATAA